The Arachis ipaensis cultivar K30076 chromosome B07, Araip1.1, whole genome shotgun sequence genome includes a window with the following:
- the LOC107608088 gene encoding receptor-like protein kinase: protein MPFVTMRMSSVTLFLILCFSTSLYDASALASDGVTLLSLLTHWTFVPPIINSTWKGSDSVPCSWIGVQCNHAYNVISLNLSDLGIQGQLGPEIGQLYRLQTLVLSNNGFLGEVPSELSNCTLLQVLDLSNNSFSGLIPNSFKKLQSLRSMNLSSNLLGGTIPDSLFQIRQLEEMNLHNNHLSGPIPSSIGNLTELLRLHLHGNQLSGTIPSSIGNCSKLEELFLNENRLNGELSLEMAKLKNLKTMSLFDNQFLGVIPQDLGINSSIVKLDFTNNKFTGNLPPSLCFRKKLQVLNMGSNRLQGNIPSDVGRCTSLSMVILSENNFIVFESNMNLKYLHISKNNISGPIPPSLENCTNLAAINMSLNKFNGLIPSALGKLVNLTILDLSHNNLEGPLPPQLSNCTKMDHFDVGFNSLNGSFPSSLRNWTGITTLILRENHFTGGIPSFFSELSKLRELQLGGNLIGGTIPPSLGKLQNLFYGLNLSSNGLTGVIPLELGHLQELQSLDLSLNNLTGNIDVLDKLLSLTEINISNNFLHGPVPKSLFKFLNSSSSSFLGNPHLCVSCSPSSGLNCTNTSNLKPCPYQSTDHKGISALVILMIELASSLFVSAMLVALLLMYLRKKEMKNDVYGEKWLSVIKFFTENQSAPLHDIVMQATDNLNDQYIIGRGAHGIVYRAQLGYTTFAVKKIAFERNKRKYLHIMRKEIEVLGGIKHRNLVSCADYWIGENYGLVLYKYMKNGSLHDILHGKHPPLPLCWNIRLNIAVGIAHGLKYLHHDHTTPIVHRDIKPQNILLNDDMEPLISDFGTALYRNLAIHSYSQSQSWKKLSTYVVGTAGYIAPENAYVIVQSRKSDVYSYGVVLLELLTRKRVVVEEERKVTGLVSWVRSIWLETGKIEEIVDPDLANAFPSSGRLAWQVTKVLLLALRCTERKPRKRPTMKDIVGYYQQEIFKLSCDDVDMVNEDVVDVAPQPYSVPFFSTNPFSDTQCDSYMHGETSEAAMLRHNKFALYVDNEPQDSNGFSWWQDFSQSQNSLVDWNVMATTKTSVDGFTVKLIGNGKTYTEQVVVTALFVHKVTYTWPYLFFLPTVNGPVVTQPFNWFFLSCLTQYMYQQKSLKSQLKSCFIAPINDSSSCVIVCNNGVNGR from the exons ATGCCTTTTGTCACTATGCGTATGAGTAGTGTCACACTCTTCTTGATTCTTTGCTTCTCTACCTCCTTGTATGATGCTTCTGCTCTTGCCTCTGATGGTGTCACTCTCCTTTCACTCTTGACTCATTGGACCTTTGTTCCACCCATCATAAACTCCACGTGGAAGGGCTCTGATTCGGTTCCGTGCTCGTGGATTGGAGTCCAATGCAACCATGCCTATAATGTGATCTCCCTTAATCTCAGTGATCTTGGGATTCAAGGTCAACTTGGACCAGAAATAGGACAATTATATCGCTTGCAGACCCTTGTGTTGTCGAATAATGGTTTCTTAGGAGAGGTACCTTCAGAGCTAAGTAACTGTACTTTGCTTCAGGTCTTAGACCTTTCTAATAACAGCTTTAGCGGACTGATACCAAATAGCTTCAAGAAGTTGCAAAGCTTACGCAGCATGAATTTGTCGTCTAATCTATTGGGTGGTACGATTCCCGATTCCTTGTTTCAAATTCGTCAGCTTGAAGAAATGAACCTTCACAATAACCATCTCAGTGGTCCTATACCATCCAGTATTGGGAACTTGACTGAGCTGTTAAGGTTACACTTACATGGTAATCAGTTGTCAGGTACGATTCCTTCATCCATTGGTAATTGCAGTAAACTAGAGGAATTGTTTCTGAATGAGAACAGATTGAATGGGGAACTATCTTTGGAGATGGCAAAGCTCAAGAATCTAAAGACTATGTCTTTGTTTGACAACCAGTTCTTAGGAGTCATTCCTCAAGACTTGGGAATCAATAGCAGCATAGTGAAACTGGACTTTACAAATAATAAGTTCACTGGTAATCTTCCACCAAGTCTTTGCTTTCGAAAGAAGTTACAAGTGCTGAACATGGGATCTAATCGACTTCAAGGTAACATACCTTCTGATGTAGGAAGGTGTACAAGTCTGAGTATGGTGATTCTCAGTGAAAATAATTTCATTGTTTTTGAGAGTAATATGAACCTCAAATACTTACACATAAGCAAGAACAACATCAGTGGACCAATTCCACCAAGTCTAGAAAATTGTACAAATCTTGCTGCAATTAACATGTCACTGAACAAGTTTAATGGGCTCATACCATCTGCACTTGGAAAGCTTGTGAATCTTACGATTTTGGATCTTTCACACAACAATTTGGAAGGACCTTTGCCACCACAGCTGTCAAATTGTACTAAAATGGATCATTTTGATGTTGGATTCAATTCCCTAAACGGTTCCTTCCCATCAAGTCTGAGGAACTGGACAGGGATAACCACATTAATTTTAAGAGAGAATCATTTTACAGGTGGTATCCCGAGCTTTTTCTCAGAACTTAGCAAGCTTCGTGAACTACAACTTGGTGGAAATTTGATTGGAGGAACAATTCCTCCATCATTGGGAAAACTGCAGAATCTGTTCTATGGGTTGAATTTGAGTAGCAATGGATTGACAGGTGTGATTCCTTTAGAACTTGGGCATCTACAAGAACTGCAAAGTCTGGACTTATCACTGAACAATTTGACAGGAAACATAGATGTTCTTGATAAACTACTTTCATTGACTGAGATCAATATTTCAAACAATTTCTTGCATGGTCCTGTTCCGAAATCTCTCTTTAAGTTTCTGAATTCCTCGTCATCTTCTTTCTTGGGTAATCCCCATTTATGTGTCAGTTGTTCTCCTTCTAGTGGCCTGAATTGCACCAACACTAGTAATTTGAAGCCATGTCCCTATCAATCAACTGATCACAAAGGCATCAGTGCATTGGTAATTTTAATGATAGAACTTGCATCCTCACTGTTTGTTTCAGCTATGCTGGTAGCTCTACTTTTGATGTATCTCCGCAAGAAAGAAATGAAGAATGATGTCTATGGTGAAAAATGGTTGTCTGTTATTAAGTTCTTCACTGAAAACCAGTCAGCTCCCCTTCACGACATAGTGATGCAGGCTACAGATAACCTAAATGATCAGTACATTATTGGCAGAGGAGCTCATGGGATTGTTTATAGAGCTCAACTGGGTTATACGACTTTTGCGGTAAAGAAGATTGCATTTGAAAGGAACAAGAGGAAGTATTTACATATTATGCGGAAAGAAATTGAAGTGCTGGGAGGGATCAAGCATAGAAACTTGGTCTCTTGTGCAGACTACTGGATAGGAGAGAACTATGGTTTAGTCTTATATAAATACATGAAGAATGGAAGCCTCCATGACATTTTGCATGGGAAACATCCCCCACTACCCTTATGTTGGAATATACGGCTTAACATCGCTGTTGGAATTGCACATGGGCTAAAATATCTGCATCATGACCACACCACACCCATAGTGCATCGAGACATAAAGCCACAGAATATACTTCTTAATGATGACATGGAGCCTCTTATATCTGATTTTGGTACTGCCCTCTACAGGAACCTAGCTATACATTCTTATAGTCAATCTCAGTCTTGGAAAAAGCTTTCAACGTATGTTGTAGGTACTGCTGGTTATATTGCACCAG AGAATGCATATGTAATAGTGCAGAGCAGAAAGTCAGATGTGTACAGCTACGGGGTAGTCCTGCTTGAGTTACTAACCAGAAAGAGAGTGGTTGTTGAGGAGGAAAGAAAGGTAACCGGTTTAGTGAGTTGGGTTAGATCTATCTGGTTGGAAACAGGAAAAATTGAGGAGATTGTTGATCCAGATCTTGCAAATGCATTTCCCAGTTCAGGACGACTAGCATGGCAAGTCACTAAGGTGCTTTTATTGGCATTAAGATGCACCGAGAGGAAGCCGCGTAAGAGACCAACCATGAAAGACATTGTTGGCTACTATCAGCAAGAGATATTCAAGTTGAGTTGCGATGATGTGGATATGGTTAATGAAGATGTTGTTGATGTGGCACCACAACCATACAGTGTTCCATTTTTCAGTACTAATCCATTTTCTGACACTCAGTGTGACTCTTATATGCATGGTGAAACTAGTGAGGCTGCAATGCTGAGACATAACAAGTTTGCATTATATGTGGACAATGAACCTCAAGATTCTAATGGTTTCAGCTGGTGGCAAGATTTTAGTCAATCTCAAAATTCTTTGGTTGATTGGAATGTGATGGCTACAACTAAAACTTCTGTTGATGGATTCACAGTTAAATTAATAGGCAATGGTAAGACATATACTGAACAAGTAGTAGTAACTGCACTATTTGTTCATAAAGTAACCTATACTTGGCCTTATTTGTTCTTCCTTCCAACTGTGAATGGACCAGTAGTTACTCAACCCTTCAACTGGTTTTTCCTCTCTTGTTTGACTCAGTATATGTATCAGCAGAAATCATTGAAATCACAGCTCAAGTCCTGCTTTATAGCACCTATCAATGACTCTTCATCTTGTGTTATTGTGTGTAACAATGGAGTAAATGGTCGATGA